A single genomic interval of Staphylococcus hyicus harbors:
- the trpB gene encoding tryptophan synthase subunit beta, translating into MMKHIQLQADENGLFGDYGGRYVPETLMPAIEELKAAYKEAKADPSFLEEFKTYLKDYVGRETPLTFAESYTEALGGAKIYLKREDLNHTGAHKINNALGQALLAKRMGKKKLVAETGAGQHGVASATVAALFDMELVVFMGAEDIKRQQLNVFRMELLGATVVSVEEGQGTLSDAVNKALQYWVAHVDDTHYLLGSALGPAPFPTMVRDFQRVIGDEIKAQILAQTERLPDAVVACVGGGSNAIGTFYPFIEDDVKLYGVEAAGEGINTERHALAITKGKAGILHGAKMYLIQDKHNQIKLAHSISAGLDYPGVGPEHCYYHDIGRVTYEAASDYEAMEALIRFSKAEGIIPAIESAHALSYVEKLAPQMAKDEIIVVTVSGRGDKDMETIRQYIKNKEGGYHE; encoded by the coding sequence ATGATGAAACACATTCAATTACAAGCAGATGAAAATGGTTTATTTGGTGACTATGGTGGACGCTACGTCCCTGAAACTTTAATGCCTGCAATAGAAGAATTGAAAGCCGCATACAAAGAAGCTAAAGCAGATCCAAGTTTTTTAGAAGAATTTAAAACATATTTGAAAGATTATGTAGGTAGAGAAACACCGTTAACATTTGCGGAATCTTACACAGAAGCATTAGGGGGAGCCAAAATTTATTTAAAACGTGAAGATTTAAACCATACAGGTGCCCATAAAATTAACAACGCACTTGGACAAGCTTTACTCGCAAAACGGATGGGCAAAAAGAAACTTGTAGCTGAAACAGGTGCAGGTCAGCATGGTGTGGCCAGTGCAACTGTAGCAGCATTATTTGATATGGAATTGGTCGTCTTTATGGGGGCTGAGGATATTAAACGTCAACAATTAAATGTATTTCGAATGGAGTTACTCGGTGCAACCGTCGTTTCTGTAGAGGAAGGTCAAGGTACCCTCTCTGATGCGGTGAATAAAGCGTTGCAATATTGGGTTGCGCACGTCGATGATACGCATTATTTGCTCGGCTCTGCACTAGGTCCAGCCCCATTTCCAACAATGGTGCGCGATTTCCAACGTGTCATAGGAGACGAAATTAAAGCACAAATACTTGCGCAAACAGAACGCTTACCAGATGCAGTTGTGGCATGTGTTGGTGGGGGATCAAATGCGATTGGTACGTTTTATCCATTCATAGAAGATGATGTGAAATTATATGGCGTTGAAGCGGCTGGTGAAGGTATTAATACAGAGCGTCATGCGTTAGCAATCACTAAAGGTAAAGCTGGAATATTGCACGGTGCGAAAATGTATTTAATTCAAGATAAGCACAACCAAATCAAATTGGCACACTCCATTTCAGCAGGATTAGATTATCCCGGTGTCGGACCAGAGCATTGTTATTATCATGATATTGGACGAGTGACGTATGAAGCCGCCTCAGATTACGAAGCGATGGAAGCATTAATTCGATTTTCTAAAGCAGAAGGGATTATACCGGCAATTGAAAGTGCGCATGCACTAAGTTATGTGGAAAAACTTGCACCACAAATGGCTAAGGATGAAATCATTGTTGTCACTGTTTCAGGGCGTGGTGATAAAGATATGGAAACGATTCGACAGTATATTAAAAATAAGGAAGGTGGTTATCATGAGTAA
- the trpF gene encoding phosphoribosylanthranilate isomerase: MYLKLCGFTRCEDVKDACQLNIDALGFITFPKSKRYVDLESLAQLSERVPSQIDRVAVTVNMPYEQIKHMILTTQVNTIQLHGDEPLSLIHTLKAKHPHIKLFKALPANEQLTLQIARFAPYVDKILVDTPSPMYGGTGQMFDWHILPNVTTTPLIVAGGLNISNLPRLFATHASIDGVDVASAIEKEKGIKDKQKMTQIVEIVKGVR, from the coding sequence ATGTATTTGAAATTATGTGGGTTTACACGGTGTGAAGATGTAAAAGATGCATGTCAGTTAAATATCGATGCGCTAGGATTTATCACATTTCCAAAAAGTAAACGGTATGTTGATTTAGAGTCGCTCGCGCAGTTGTCTGAACGGGTACCCAGTCAAATAGACCGTGTGGCAGTGACCGTAAATATGCCATATGAACAGATAAAACACATGATTTTAACAACGCAAGTGAATACGATTCAACTTCATGGGGACGAGCCTTTATCACTTATCCATACGCTTAAAGCAAAACATCCACACATTAAACTTTTTAAAGCTTTACCGGCAAATGAGCAGTTAACACTACAGATTGCACGATTCGCTCCGTATGTCGATAAAATTTTAGTCGATACTCCTTCACCAATGTATGGGGGGACGGGGCAAATGTTTGATTGGCACATCCTACCAAATGTGACCACAACGCCATTAATTGTAGCTGGAGGATTAAATATTTCGAACCTTCCACGATTGTTCGCTACACATGCATCAATTGACGGAGTGGATGTCGCAAGTGCCATTGAAAAAGAGAAAGGTATTAAAGATAAACAAAAAATGACTCAAATAGTTGAGATTGTGAAAGGGGTACGATGA